The Triticum aestivum cultivar Chinese Spring chromosome 6D, IWGSC CS RefSeq v2.1, whole genome shotgun sequence genomic sequence ATTCAATCGAGCACAATATCATGTAGCCAATCAAAACACAAGCAGCAATGACATGGCTGCATGGggaagcaagcagcagcagctcaacAGCAAGAGTCACAAAGAGATGAAGAGGTTGAAGAGAGGCTGCTGTGCTTGGGGTTACCTGCTCGAGCGTGATTGCCGTTGGTAGGGGAGGCTGCTGTGCTTGGGAAACGGTGGCAGGGCGAGTCCAGGCAGCGGCGTTGATCTAGGCGGTGACGGCGCGTTCACTAGAGCCAGGAGCAGCTCGTTTCCTTTTGTGGTGAGCGTATGTGCGAGTGGGTTTGTATCAGGCAGAGGCTGTTATTGGGCCTCCCGAGTCCCCACCATATCCCAGCCTTgtccttattttttttcttcttattttttaaaTTCGTAAATGAGATGGTACTGTGGGATACACGTATCCCGGCGtgtcaccgtgtccttccgcactAGGACAGCAAATCGCTGAATCTGCTGTATCCATGCTTTCGAGATTGGAACCGATGCTGCATGGTTGGTGTTGATGGTATGCCCCTCGTCGCAAGGATACCTGACAGATCATTAATACTGGTATATAGGGAAGATAGATTCAATTGAGTAGTTGCTGATGTTTGAGATTTTGCATCTTTTTCCAAACAATATTCTTAAACATTATTGTAAGCAATAATAATAGTTTAACGTGCTAAGAATCATTTCTAACCATGTGTGGGAGTGGCACATGTGTAATGGATATTTCTAATCTTCTGATATCAGTAGTTAACTCACAGGAAGGGATTCTACAATGTAGAGGTTTAAATGCCAGTCACTGTGCAGCATCTGTCCATGTACCTTTCAGCATATCACATGCTTTCTTAGTTTTATGCTCTTTCACGTATTTTGCTAAGTTCCTGTTACAGTATGATCTCCTTCGGCTTCTGGAGTAAATACTTCCTGTGCTGGTAAATTTAACCGAGTCTACTTCATAATGACCTCTTTGTTAGGTTCATGGGCCTGGAGCAGACATTGATATCTTATGTGTTGGACCTTCATATGTGAACCGAGAGGTGAAGTCTAGTCACCTTTCTTTTGCATAAAACCTACTGTTTATAGATTACATATGTCTTATAATAATTAATGTCAATATTTCTGCAGGAGGATTTCTTTGTCACACTACATGGCATATTAACACAACTGGAAGAAGTGACTGAACTACAACCTGTACCTGATGCTCATGTACCTCTTATGAAATTTAAGTTCCACGGGATGGCAATTGACCTTCTCTATGCCAGTGTATCTCTTGCAGTAATACCACCAGTAAGTTGCATTTTGTGTAATATTTGTGCATGTTCTCAAATATTTTTGTTACACTTGAGTAGTATTATCGTTATGCATGCTGAGTATGCAATGCACCTGAGGTATTGCTTTTGACTGCTCAAGCAATTCTGTAAGGTCCCTTCCCCGCTTTAGTTGTCCCTAATGAATGCATGCCGCAAATGGTTATGGGGAATTATGATAAGACCTGTTATTTGGAATTGTTATGCCAACTGAACTGTCGATGGAGATTTATAATGTCTGCTTCAACTTAAATGGTGGTCATTTGGTTACTATATTGAGGTGATGAGAAAGGCAAACCGTTCAGTTCAATGCAAGTTGTGCAGCACTACATTTTATTTGCATTGAATTCTTTTGCAGTTACATGCCAATAAGTCTGAtgcaagcccccctcccccccccccccccccccctctgtaaTATGGTTGCAGGATTTCAACATCTCTGAAGGGTCTGTGCTTTGTGGTGTTGACGAATCAACTGTTCGAAGTCTTAATGGGTGCAGGGTGGCAGACCAGATTCTTCGACTTGTTCCAAATGTTGAGGTTATTTAATTCAGGAATTGCCATTTGTTTATGCTTGTTCCACTTTCTTATTATAATAATCATATGCTTTGTAGAACTTCCGGACAACACTCAGGTGTTTGAAGTACTGGGCAGAAAGAAGGGGCGTTTATTCCAATGTAAGCATGGTTTATCATCTGTGATCCATTTAAATTTGTGAGTGAACCGTGCTGGCATCTAAAAGTTTTCTTGGTTAGGTTACTGGTTTCCTTGGGGGTGTCAACTGGGCCATATTGGTTGCTCTTATCTGCCAACTCTATCCTAATGCTGTACCAAGTATGCTGGTCTCaagattcttcagagtttttacACAGTGGCAGTGGCCGAATCCAGTGATGCTTTGTGCCATTGAGAATGATGACCTTGGTTTTTCTGTATGGGATCCACGTAAAAATCCTCGTGATAGATCTCATGTTATGCCTATCATAACTCCAGGCTATCCATGCATGAACTCTAGCTATAATGTATCTTCTAGCACATTGAGGGTTATCAAGGAGCAATTTAAGCTCGGTAATAAGATTTGTCAGGTATTACACTATTTTTACCTTTATACGTCAGACCTAGTGTTCAGGACAATTCGTCATTGCTGAATCTTTGATGCAGGAAATTGACCTTAATAAGGCTAGTTGGACTGCCTTGTTTGAGCCTTTTAATTTTTTCGAGGCATATACAAAGTATCTAGTGGTTGACATTGTTGCGGACAATGATGATGATCTTCGGCTTTGGAAGGGATGGGTTGAGTCTCGACTGAGGCAGCTGACCTTGAAGGTTTCCCTCATTTTAGAACTTTATCGCTCACCAGCCTTAATTTTAACCCGCAATTTTTTGTTTTTAACTATAGTTGCTCTTTTGTGATCATATATTTATTAGAAACATATACATTAGCAGGTCTTGTTTAGACCAAGATACCGCAGAATACTTTCTTCCCCTGTGATGATATATTTTTAATCAAATGCAGATAGAGCGGGATACTAATGGAATGCTGCAATGCCATCCTTACCCATGTGACTATTCAAATCCTACATTACAGTGTGCTCATTGCTCCTTCTACATGGGCTTATCAAGGAAAGAAGGGATGAAAATACATGGTCAAAACTTTGATATTCGTGGAACGGTAGATGAGTTTATGCATGAAATCGGAATGTACACATTATGGAAGTCTGGAATGGACCTAGCGGTCACTCATGTTCGTAAGAAGCAGATCCCTTATTATGTATTTGAACAGGGTTACAAGAAACCTTGTCCACCAATGCATGCAAACCAGCAAGAGCAGTCTGATAGACATGACACTGAAGATGACACACTGACAGCATCTATGTTGGGCCAACTAAAGAGAAAGCGTGATTTTGATGGAGCTGGTCACAGTGAATCATGTAAATCTGTTAAAAGGTCTTCAGTAAGCCTAGCCTATGAGGAAAGTCCACCTGAATATGGAAGCATTGTAAGTAAAGTTGTATCCGAAAACACAGTCAACTTGGTTTCCAGTGCCCTCTGTAATGGAGTTCAGAATGGACTGTCGCATGGCGATGTAAATTTGGAATCAGCAAATTGCTCCAGTTCACCACATGGATCTGAGGAGTCTGCAGCATCAGGCACAAGCTGTGCAGCTGTGGAAACAGTTCACATGGTTGTTGAAACTGTTGGTCCTGAAAGCTCAATGGCATGTGTTATCAATGGTACGGTTCAGACTATGGCAGTGCACACACCTTTAAAATGTGTGGCTGAGAAAGATGAACCCAAGTTTGAGGGAATTGGTAGCTTGGCAAACAGCAATTCTGCCGAGTTTATGGAGCAGACAGAAATGCTCACTGGAAACGTCCTTGGTGAGAATATGCACTTGTGTGAATGAGCTGATTTGAAGTGACCTTCCACTAAACAGGTTTAGCTTCCTGTGCATTCCCTGTTCAAATTATCATTCTATTTTCGTTATGATACAAAATTTGCTCATGTTTTACTGTTtctgttttgtttaattatttttgtCTGCAAAGCTGAGTGGTTTGATTGAAGTGATATTTTAAAGATTATGCAGGTGCCAAATTGGTTGTATCCAGAAGCCAGAAAGCTTCAATTAGGCATGTCTTGTAATCATAATCCTGTTGCATTTAGCATCCAAAGTACTGTATTTTTGTCCTAAAAAAATGATGTATTTTGTTTACCAGGTGCTGTTTGGTGCCTGTTTTTCCAAATGACAGGTCTGCCCTAAACTGCGTGAGTGGAGGATAGTCAAAAGGAAAAAAGACTGCTGACTTGTTGAATGGAATCAGGGGTTTCATGCCTGTGGTCGGTAAGTTTGTTTGCTCCGAGTAATGACATGGATTTTCTCAGAAGGGGGTCTTGAAAGAAGAGGTGCTTGTGGTGCCGGAATGTTCAGTCAGCTATATGGAGCAAATGTGCAGCAGTTTGTCCCAGATGCTTCTCTGACAAGGATAAGCTGTTACCCAAAACTGCGAACCATGTACCATCCAGGTTACTTGATCTTATTACTAGTATAATACACAGCTTGTAAGTGTTATACAGAGATGCTCTACCTTACACATTAATTACATAGGTTCAGGTCAGAGTTTGGTAGCTTACCATCAATTTTGTCATAGAGAAGACTGCACACCCTTTACCTATGATAATTTTCACAAATGCTGGAAGCTTTGTCTACTCATATGATTGCATTATCATGTTCCTTTTCCCAATCATTGATGACCACATCCAGAACCCTGGATTCGCTCTTGAGCCGTGGACCATAATGCTATTAT encodes the following:
- the LOC123144415 gene encoding nuclear poly(A) polymerase 4 isoform X1: MAGSVGTGRVAPRSSPKRYNGMDPPLSLTRPTMFDLQKTAELEKFLVEAGLYESEEQSAKREEVLREIDGIVKEWVKQLTSQKGYSEQMIEKANVVLFTFGSYRLGVHGPGADIDILCVGPSYVNREEDFFVTLHGILTQLEEVTELQPVPDAHVPLMKFKFHGMAIDLLYASVSLAVIPPDFNISEGSVLCGVDESTVRSLNGCRVADQILRLVPNVENFRTTLRCLKYWAERRGVYSNVTGFLGGVNWAILVALICQLYPNAVPSMLVSRFFRVFTQWQWPNPVMLCAIENDDLGFSVWDPRKNPRDRSHVMPIITPGYPCMNSSYNVSSSTLRVIKEQFKLGNKICQEIDLNKASWTALFEPFNFFEAYTKYLVVDIVADNDDDLRLWKGWVESRLRQLTLKIERDTNGMLQCHPYPCDYSNPTLQCAHCSFYMGLSRKEGMKIHGQNFDIRGTVDEFMHEIGMYTLWKSGMDLAVTHVRKKQIPYYVFEQGYKKPCPPMHANQQEQSDRHDTEDDTLTASMLGQLKRKRDFDGAGHSESCKSVKRSSVSLAYEESPPEYGSIVSKVVSENTVNLVSSALCNGVQNGLSHGDVNLESANCSSSPHGSEESAASGTSCAAVETVHMVVETVGPESSMACVINGTVQTMAVHTPLKCVAEKDEPKFEGIGSLANSNSAEFMEQTEMLTGNVLGENMHLCE
- the LOC123144415 gene encoding nuclear poly(A) polymerase 4 isoform X3 is translated as MEVGGETRRGLYLIGKIVKEWVKQLTSQKGYSEQMIEKANVVLFTFGSYRLGVHGPGADIDILCVGPSYVNREEDFFVTLHGILTQLEEVTELQPVPDAHVPLMKFKFHGMAIDLLYASVSLAVIPPDFNISEGSVLCGVDESTVRSLNGCRVADQILRLVPNVENFRTTLRCLKYWAERRGVYSNVTGFLGGVNWAILVALICQLYPNAVPSMLVSRFFRVFTQWQWPNPVMLCAIENDDLGFSVWDPRKNPRDRSHVMPIITPGYPCMNSSYNVSSSTLRVIKEQFKLGNKICQEIDLNKASWTALFEPFNFFEAYTKYLVVDIVADNDDDLRLWKGWVESRLRQLTLKIERDTNGMLQCHPYPCDYSNPTLQCAHCSFYMGLSRKEGMKIHGQNFDIRGTVDEFMHEIGMYTLWKSGMDLAVTHVRKKQIPYYVFEQGYKKPCPPMHANQQEQSDRHDTEDDTLTASMLGQLKRKRDFDGAGHSESCKSVKRSSVSLAYEESPPEYGSIVSKVVSENTVNLVSSALCNGVQNGLSHGDVNLESANCSSSPHGSEESAASGTSCAAVETVHMVVETVGPESSMACVINGTVQTMAVHTPLKCVAEKDEPKFEGIGSLANSNSAEFMEQTEMLTGNVLGENMHLCE
- the LOC123144415 gene encoding nuclear poly(A) polymerase 4 isoform X2, translating into MAGSVGTGRVAPRSSPKRYNGMDPPLSLTRPTMFDLQKTAELEKFLVEAGLYESEEQSAKREEVLREIDGVHGPGADIDILCVGPSYVNREEDFFVTLHGILTQLEEVTELQPVPDAHVPLMKFKFHGMAIDLLYASVSLAVIPPDFNISEGSVLCGVDESTVRSLNGCRVADQILRLVPNVENFRTTLRCLKYWAERRGVYSNVTGFLGGVNWAILVALICQLYPNAVPSMLVSRFFRVFTQWQWPNPVMLCAIENDDLGFSVWDPRKNPRDRSHVMPIITPGYPCMNSSYNVSSSTLRVIKEQFKLGNKICQEIDLNKASWTALFEPFNFFEAYTKYLVVDIVADNDDDLRLWKGWVESRLRQLTLKIERDTNGMLQCHPYPCDYSNPTLQCAHCSFYMGLSRKEGMKIHGQNFDIRGTVDEFMHEIGMYTLWKSGMDLAVTHVRKKQIPYYVFEQGYKKPCPPMHANQQEQSDRHDTEDDTLTASMLGQLKRKRDFDGAGHSESCKSVKRSSVSLAYEESPPEYGSIVSKVVSENTVNLVSSALCNGVQNGLSHGDVNLESANCSSSPHGSEESAASGTSCAAVETVHMVVETVGPESSMACVINGTVQTMAVHTPLKCVAEKDEPKFEGIGSLANSNSAEFMEQTEMLTGNVLGENMHLCE